A region from the Mucilaginibacter sp. CSA2-8R genome encodes:
- a CDS encoding lactate utilization protein codes for MKDNTTPKERMLKKVRKALLERRDNPYPNLEDQPLYEQPADDEMLEVIFAEEFIAAAGQFMFCEDEIQFIESLLNLAEERNWHKIYCWEPQLQQILDLYGYPFYETDKDFDQAEVGFTLCDALVARNGSIMITNAGMAGRRLSIYPSVHIVLAYTSQLVLDLKDGFKLINEKYSRRLPSMITTITGPSRTADIEKTLVLGAHGPKELFVFLLDG; via the coding sequence ATGAAGGACAACACTACGCCTAAAGAGAGAATGTTGAAGAAAGTGCGCAAGGCATTATTGGAGCGCCGTGATAATCCCTACCCTAATCTGGAAGATCAGCCCCTGTATGAGCAGCCGGCCGATGACGAAATGCTGGAAGTAATATTTGCAGAAGAGTTTATTGCAGCAGCCGGGCAATTTATGTTTTGTGAAGATGAAATACAGTTTATAGAATCGTTGCTTAACCTGGCCGAAGAGCGCAACTGGCATAAGATTTACTGTTGGGAACCTCAGCTGCAACAAATCCTCGACCTGTATGGATATCCTTTTTATGAAACTGATAAAGATTTTGATCAGGCCGAAGTTGGTTTTACTTTGTGTGATGCCTTGGTAGCGCGCAATGGCAGTATTATGATAACTAATGCGGGCATGGCCGGCCGTCGGCTAAGCATTTACCCATCTGTACATATAGTGCTGGCTTATACCTCGCAATTGGTGCTGGATTTGAAAGACGGGTTTAAATTGATAAACGAAAAATACAGCCGCCGCCTGCCAAGCATGATTACTACCATTACCGGCCCAAGCCGTACCGCAGACATTGAGAAAACATTAGTGTTAGGGGCACATGGGCCAAAGGAGTTGTTTGTGTTTTTACTGGATGGATAA